The Verrucomicrobiota bacterium genome includes a region encoding these proteins:
- a CDS encoding sulfatase, protein MNVLFIIADDLRPDLGAYGDALAVTPNLDRLASEALVFNRAYCQKAVCWPSRNSFFSGLMPASLGKKTNAFATFRSDHPDLVALPQLFKNNGWYTRGFGKILHNGQDDPVSWSEPYFTPEPLHYAAKENLGKHPIINKSVPENRVNPLFESADVKDDAYEDGLTAKAAREAIRDAAVRDEPFFMMVGFHKPHTPFNAPKKYWDLYDRESIPLAEFLNPPQNVNKLFAVHNSDYVRSFQDIPESGLFPDKLAREIKHAYYACISYVDALVGSVLAELEATGQRDNTIIVFTSDHGYQLGDHSLWSKHTNFELATRVPLLVSLPGAPLNGKSTDGLVELVDLFPTLATLCGLPLPEHLEGKDFGRLLFEPGSEGRSEAYSEFARNGAVGRSIRTDRFRYIEWREQKSGEVVARELYDHRNDPGENVNIAGDPGYAKAVSELSKQLSLR, encoded by the coding sequence TTTGAGGCCTGACCTGGGAGCTTACGGAGATGCATTGGCGGTAACTCCGAATCTCGACCGCTTGGCGAGTGAAGCCCTGGTATTCAATCGGGCCTATTGCCAGAAGGCAGTGTGTTGGCCTTCAAGGAACAGCTTCTTTTCAGGACTGATGCCTGCTTCGCTCGGGAAGAAAACCAATGCGTTTGCAACTTTTCGATCCGATCATCCGGATCTCGTAGCTTTGCCGCAGTTGTTCAAAAATAACGGCTGGTATACACGAGGGTTTGGGAAGATTCTTCACAATGGGCAGGACGATCCTGTTTCGTGGTCGGAGCCTTACTTTACCCCGGAGCCTTTGCACTATGCAGCCAAAGAAAACCTGGGAAAACATCCGATAATCAATAAGTCGGTTCCTGAGAATCGAGTGAATCCGCTCTTCGAATCAGCTGACGTGAAAGATGATGCCTATGAGGATGGCTTGACCGCCAAAGCGGCGAGGGAAGCCATTCGCGATGCAGCCGTCCGGGACGAACCCTTTTTTATGATGGTGGGTTTTCATAAACCGCACACGCCTTTTAACGCGCCTAAGAAATATTGGGACTTGTATGATCGTGAAAGCATTCCGCTAGCTGAATTCCTCAATCCGCCGCAGAACGTCAATAAGCTATTCGCGGTTCATAACTCCGATTACGTCAGGAGTTTTCAGGACATTCCGGAATCCGGACTGTTTCCTGACAAGCTGGCCCGGGAAATCAAGCACGCCTACTATGCCTGTATCAGTTATGTGGATGCTTTGGTCGGGAGTGTTTTGGCCGAACTCGAAGCGACAGGGCAGCGAGACAATACGATTATCGTATTCACTTCGGATCACGGTTACCAACTGGGTGATCATTCCTTGTGGTCGAAGCACACGAACTTCGAATTGGCGACACGCGTGCCATTATTGGTATCTTTGCCAGGCGCGCCTCTGAATGGAAAATCCACCGATGGTCTCGTTGAACTTGTAGATTTGTTTCCAACGCTTGCGACCTTGTGCGGATTGCCCTTGCCGGAGCATTTGGAAGGGAAGGATTTCGGGCGCTTGCTGTTTGAACCTGGTTCTGAAGGACGCTCCGAAGCCTATAGTGAGTTTGCTCGCAATGGTGCAGTCGGGCGATCCATCCGGACGGATCGATTCCGCTACATCGAGTGGCGTGAACAGAAGAGTGGGGAAGTCGTAGCTCGGGAGTTATATGATCACAGAAATGACCCCGGAGAGAATGTGAATATCGCCGGAGATCCAGGATATGCTAAGGCAGTTTCCGAATTGTCGAAGCAGCTAAGTCTACGATGA
- a CDS encoding DMT family transporter, whose product MLNQPINAKAAAAAIIISIVWGGNTPSIKIALEGLPPLGLAGVRFILGALTVLVWVFAARIPLKPNRGEWRLIFTLLFIFVLQIYLLHAGTQFTLAAHSGVFVSTGPFFLALFAHFFLPGDRLSTIKIVGMSVSFVGVVLIFAEGFLVSATDYVVGDAIVLVSGMLLGARQVYTKTLTQSIHPARLLFWQAALSVPVFFALSAIFERGASYHFDARIISAILYQGVVIAGLGFIFWTVLLRRFNASRLGVYGFLAPISGVVISYYILGEPISNALIAGVILVGIGIAVVHFRSGEIPSPGATD is encoded by the coding sequence ATGCTGAATCAACCCATTAATGCCAAGGCCGCTGCTGCCGCTATTATTATCAGCATCGTATGGGGCGGGAACACGCCCTCAATTAAAATCGCGCTGGAGGGGTTGCCTCCGCTTGGATTGGCTGGCGTTCGATTTATTCTGGGAGCTTTGACGGTGCTTGTCTGGGTGTTTGCGGCACGTATTCCTCTAAAGCCTAACCGGGGGGAGTGGCGTCTGATATTTACGCTTCTATTCATATTCGTCCTGCAAATCTATCTCCTCCATGCCGGGACTCAATTTACCTTGGCTGCACACTCTGGAGTGTTCGTATCCACAGGACCTTTCTTTCTCGCCCTGTTCGCTCATTTCTTTTTGCCGGGAGATAGACTCAGTACTATCAAGATTGTAGGGATGTCCGTTTCTTTTGTGGGCGTTGTGCTTATTTTTGCTGAAGGATTCCTCGTATCGGCAACAGATTATGTCGTGGGCGATGCCATTGTCCTGGTCAGCGGCATGCTCCTTGGTGCTCGTCAAGTCTACACCAAGACGCTTACCCAGTCGATCCATCCGGCGCGGCTTTTATTTTGGCAAGCCGCTCTTAGTGTCCCCGTATTTTTCGCTCTGAGTGCTATTTTCGAGCGTGGTGCAAGCTATCACTTCGATGCTAGAATAATATCTGCAATCCTCTACCAGGGTGTCGTTATCGCTGGATTGGGTTTTATCTTTTGGACGGTTCTTCTTCGTCGATTTAACGCCAGCAGATTGGGAGTCTATGGATTCCTTGCGCCGATCTCCGGAGTTGTAATCAGTTATTATATTCTCGGAGAGCCTATTTCGAATGCTTTAATTGCGGGAGTGATCCTGGTTGGAATTGGTATAGCGGTTGTCCATTTTCGAAGCGGTGAGATACCCTCACCTGGAGCAACGGATTGA